Proteins encoded together in one Corallococcus soli window:
- a CDS encoding gluconokinase, translated as MVVIVMGVSGTGKSTVGRALAERMGWAFEDADDLHSEESRQKMASGTPLTDADRQPWLVLLRARMEKALAQGEPLVLAFSALKRSYRERLSVDAKRERWVYLHAPSEVIQERLQRREGHFMPPRLLVSQLAAMEPPEDALAVDVTPSPDEVVRRILDGLGLEPAANGCTDE; from the coding sequence ATGGTGGTCATCGTCATGGGCGTTTCGGGCACCGGGAAGTCCACGGTGGGCAGGGCGCTCGCGGAGCGGATGGGGTGGGCCTTCGAGGACGCGGACGACCTGCATTCGGAGGAGAGCCGTCAGAAGATGGCCTCGGGCACCCCGCTGACGGACGCGGACCGTCAGCCCTGGCTGGTGCTGCTGCGCGCGCGGATGGAGAAGGCGCTCGCCCAGGGCGAGCCCCTGGTGCTGGCGTTCTCCGCGCTCAAGCGCAGCTACCGCGAGCGGCTCTCCGTGGACGCGAAGCGAGAGCGCTGGGTGTACCTGCACGCTCCCTCGGAGGTCATCCAGGAGCGGCTCCAGCGCCGCGAGGGCCACTTCATGCCGCCCCGGCTGCTGGTCAGCCAGCTGGCCGCCATGGAGCCACCGGAGGACGCGCTCGCGGTGGACGTGACGCCGTCACCCGACGAGGTGGTGCGGCGCATCCTGGACGGGCTGGGCCTGGAGCCCGCCGCGAACGGTTGCACCGACGAATGA
- a CDS encoding phenylalanine--tRNA ligase beta subunit-related protein, with translation MLTVDPHPLLDLVAFTSTFPAPLGELPAPGWLQDLLKPGAAAPLQSDDAVRGAVRDLLRHGGYKPTGRGKPASEYLVRASGDGSLSTINAAVDACNAVSLHSGLPISVVDLDRAQAPFRVATAIQGDRYVFNASGQEIDLEGLLCLFDAAGPCANAVKDAQRTKTDGATRRTLTLLWGTKELAGRSASSFAWYRELLERLGATVEHPVP, from the coding sequence GTGCTGACCGTCGACCCCCATCCCCTCCTCGACCTCGTCGCCTTCACGTCCACCTTTCCCGCCCCCCTGGGAGAGCTGCCCGCGCCCGGGTGGCTCCAGGACCTCCTGAAGCCCGGCGCCGCAGCGCCCCTCCAGAGCGACGACGCCGTGCGCGGCGCCGTGCGGGACCTGCTGCGCCACGGCGGCTACAAGCCCACCGGCCGGGGCAAGCCCGCCTCCGAGTACCTGGTGCGCGCGTCCGGGGACGGCTCGCTCTCCACCATCAACGCCGCGGTGGACGCGTGCAACGCCGTATCGCTGCACAGCGGCCTGCCCATCAGCGTGGTGGACCTGGACCGCGCGCAGGCGCCCTTCCGCGTCGCCACCGCCATCCAGGGCGACCGCTACGTCTTCAACGCCTCCGGACAGGAGATCGACCTGGAGGGCCTGCTGTGCCTCTTCGACGCGGCCGGCCCCTGCGCCAACGCGGTGAAGGACGCCCAGCGCACCAAGACGGACGGCGCCACGCGCCGCACTCTCACGCTGCTGTGGGGCACGAAGGAGCTGGCGGGCCGGAGCGCCAGCTCCTTCGCGTGGTACCGCGAGCTGCTGGAGCGCCTGGGCGCCACCGTCGAACACCCGGTGCCCTGA
- a CDS encoding cupin domain-containing protein, giving the protein MPTLIPRPIRVTAVGNKPKLIDEYVGRMNSKTQNISVAHMRSPGGWEEPGQTPEFREITLVLAGTLRVEHKGGVMDVHAGQTVVCEPGEWVRYSTPEEEGAEYVAICTPAFSPGTVHRDD; this is encoded by the coding sequence ATGCCTACGCTCATCCCCAGGCCCATTCGTGTGACGGCGGTGGGCAACAAGCCGAAGCTCATCGACGAGTACGTGGGTCGGATGAACTCCAAGACGCAGAACATCAGCGTCGCGCACATGCGCAGCCCGGGTGGGTGGGAGGAGCCGGGGCAGACCCCCGAGTTCCGTGAAATCACCCTGGTGCTCGCGGGCACGCTGCGGGTGGAGCACAAGGGCGGGGTGATGGACGTGCACGCCGGCCAGACGGTGGTGTGCGAGCCGGGCGAGTGGGTCCGCTACAGCACCCCCGAGGAGGAGGGCGCGGAGTATGTGGCCATCTGCACCCCGGCGTTCTCACCGGGCACCGTGCACCGCGACGACTGA
- a CDS encoding ABC-F family ATP-binding cassette domain-containing protein: protein MIRLDNIGKQHGQQLLFVEASAALHKGEKVGLVGPNGAGKTTLFRMMTGQEYPDEGQVSIDRGVTIGYFSQDVGEMAGRSAVSEVMDGAGPVSTVAAEMKQLEAAMGDPDQADNMEKLVERYGVVQGRFEELGGYALEGRAREILAGLGFTEEMMDGDVGALSGGWKMRVALSRILLMRPDAMFLDEPSNHLDLESLIWLEGFLKGYEGGLLMTSHDREFMNRIVTKVVEIDGGSLTTYSGNYDFYEGQRAQNEAQQQAQYERQQAMLAKEIKFIERFKARASHAAQVQSRVKKLEKIEKVEPPKRRSTVLFEFQPPPRSGDDVVNLKNVHKGYGKRTIYEGLDFLVRRAERWAVMGVNGAGKSTLLKLVTGTTQPDEGSVALGGSVKLGYFAQHAMDLLDGEKTVFESLSDSFPRAGQGSLRALAGCFGFSGDEVEKKCRVLSGGEKARLVMAQMLYDPPNFLVLDEPTNHLDMGTKEMLITALSRYEGTMLFVSHDRHFLGALSNRILELTPDGIHKYGGGYTEYVARTGQEAPGLRS from the coding sequence ATGATCCGTCTCGACAACATCGGTAAGCAGCACGGGCAGCAGCTCCTCTTCGTGGAGGCCTCGGCTGCGCTCCACAAGGGAGAGAAGGTGGGCCTCGTCGGCCCGAACGGCGCGGGCAAGACGACGCTGTTCCGGATGATGACCGGCCAGGAGTACCCGGACGAAGGACAGGTCTCCATCGACCGGGGTGTCACCATTGGCTACTTCAGCCAGGACGTCGGGGAGATGGCCGGCCGCAGCGCGGTGTCCGAGGTCATGGACGGCGCGGGCCCGGTGAGCACCGTCGCGGCGGAGATGAAGCAGCTGGAAGCCGCCATGGGGGACCCGGACCAGGCGGACAACATGGAGAAGCTCGTCGAGCGCTACGGCGTGGTGCAGGGCCGGTTCGAGGAGCTGGGCGGGTACGCGCTGGAGGGACGGGCGCGGGAAATCCTGGCGGGCCTCGGGTTCACCGAGGAGATGATGGACGGCGACGTCGGCGCGCTGTCGGGCGGCTGGAAGATGCGCGTGGCGCTCTCCCGCATCCTGCTGATGCGCCCGGACGCGATGTTCCTGGACGAGCCTTCCAACCACCTGGACCTGGAGTCGCTCATCTGGCTGGAGGGCTTCCTCAAGGGGTACGAGGGCGGCCTGCTGATGACGTCGCACGATCGCGAGTTCATGAACCGCATCGTGACGAAGGTGGTGGAGATCGACGGTGGCTCGCTGACGACGTACTCGGGCAACTACGACTTCTACGAGGGCCAGCGCGCGCAGAACGAAGCGCAGCAGCAGGCGCAGTACGAGCGTCAGCAGGCGATGCTCGCGAAGGAGATCAAGTTCATCGAGCGGTTCAAGGCCCGCGCGTCGCATGCGGCGCAGGTGCAGAGCCGGGTGAAGAAGCTGGAGAAGATTGAGAAGGTGGAGCCGCCCAAGCGCCGCTCCACGGTGCTCTTCGAGTTCCAGCCGCCGCCGCGCTCGGGTGACGACGTGGTGAACCTGAAGAACGTCCACAAGGGCTACGGCAAGCGGACCATCTACGAGGGGTTGGACTTCCTGGTGCGGCGCGCGGAGCGCTGGGCCGTGATGGGCGTGAACGGCGCGGGCAAGTCCACGCTGCTCAAGCTGGTGACGGGCACCACGCAGCCGGACGAGGGCTCCGTGGCGTTGGGCGGCAGCGTGAAGCTGGGCTACTTCGCGCAGCACGCCATGGACCTGCTGGACGGCGAGAAGACGGTGTTCGAGTCGCTGTCGGATTCGTTCCCGCGCGCGGGCCAGGGCTCGCTGCGGGCGCTGGCGGGCTGCTTCGGGTTCAGCGGCGACGAGGTGGAGAAGAAGTGCCGGGTGCTGTCGGGTGGCGAGAAGGCGCGTCTGGTGATGGCGCAGATGCTCTACGACCCGCCGAACTTCCTGGTGCTGGACGAGCCCACGAACCACCTGGACATGGGCACCAAGGAGATGCTGATCACCGCGCTGTCGCGCTACGAGGGCACGATGCTGTTCGTGTCCCACGACCGGCACTTCCTGGGCGCGCTGTCCAACCGCATCCTGGAGCTGACGCCGGACGGCATCCACAAGTACGGCGGCGGCTACACGGAGTACGTCGCGCGCACGGGCCAGGAAGCCCCCGGTCTGCGCAGCTGA
- a CDS encoding aldehyde dehydrogenase family protein, which produces MRVVSVEEALVPADLQEVFDRLQARRWALAKTGPKERLARLEKLKALLLERREELADALHEDFHKPAAEVEATEILPVLLELAHVQKHLKAWMKPRRVGAPLLLAGTKSEVHPEPRGVVLILAPWNYPFHLLVSPLVAAVAAGNAVLCKPSEKTPGTARFLAQLLRDVFPADEVALVEGGPEVGEALLRLPFDHFFFTGGPRVGRRVMEAAARHLAGVTLELGGKSPVIVDASADVATAAERIVWGKFLNAGQTCIAPDHVWVHASKEEALLAGLKDALERFYGKSEEARRATPDFCRMVDDGAFRRVSGLMDRTVAQGARVVAGGGVHAETRYIAPTVLADVTPEAPVMGEEIFGPLLPVLRFESLDEVVTQVRAGGKPLALYVFSQDEATVERLLTETSAGGTVVNNVVLHNVNPHLPFGGVGQSGVGAYHGEAGFKAFSHERAVVRQGRTAFTNLFFPPYRGKAQRLARLASKLFE; this is translated from the coding sequence ATGCGCGTGGTGTCAGTGGAAGAGGCCCTGGTCCCGGCGGACCTGCAGGAGGTGTTCGACCGCCTGCAGGCGCGCCGGTGGGCGCTGGCGAAGACGGGGCCGAAGGAGCGCCTGGCGCGGCTGGAGAAGCTCAAGGCGCTGCTCCTGGAGCGCCGCGAGGAGCTGGCGGACGCGCTCCACGAGGACTTCCACAAGCCCGCGGCGGAGGTGGAGGCGACCGAAATCCTCCCCGTGCTGCTGGAGCTGGCGCACGTGCAGAAGCACCTGAAGGCGTGGATGAAGCCGCGCAGGGTGGGCGCGCCGCTGCTGCTCGCGGGCACGAAGAGTGAAGTGCACCCGGAGCCCCGGGGCGTGGTGCTCATCCTGGCGCCGTGGAACTACCCGTTCCACCTGCTGGTGTCGCCGCTGGTGGCGGCGGTGGCGGCGGGCAATGCCGTCTTGTGCAAGCCCAGTGAGAAGACGCCGGGCACGGCGCGCTTCCTGGCGCAGCTGCTGCGGGACGTGTTCCCCGCGGACGAAGTGGCGCTGGTGGAGGGCGGGCCGGAGGTGGGCGAGGCGCTCTTGCGGCTGCCGTTCGACCACTTCTTCTTCACCGGAGGGCCGCGCGTGGGCCGCCGGGTGATGGAGGCGGCGGCGCGGCACCTGGCGGGGGTGACGCTGGAATTGGGCGGGAAGTCGCCGGTCATCGTGGATGCGTCAGCGGACGTGGCCACGGCGGCGGAGCGGATTGTGTGGGGCAAGTTCCTCAACGCGGGGCAGACGTGCATCGCGCCGGACCACGTCTGGGTGCACGCGTCGAAGGAGGAGGCGCTGCTCGCGGGGCTGAAGGACGCGCTGGAGCGCTTCTACGGCAAGTCGGAGGAGGCGCGCCGGGCGACACCGGACTTCTGCCGCATGGTGGATGACGGGGCGTTCCGGCGGGTGAGCGGGCTGATGGACCGCACGGTGGCGCAAGGGGCGCGGGTGGTGGCGGGCGGCGGCGTGCACGCGGAGACGCGCTACATCGCGCCCACGGTGCTGGCGGACGTGACGCCGGAGGCGCCGGTGATGGGGGAGGAGATCTTCGGGCCGCTGCTGCCGGTGCTGCGCTTCGAGTCGTTGGACGAAGTGGTGACGCAGGTGCGCGCGGGCGGGAAGCCCCTGGCCCTGTATGTGTTCAGCCAGGACGAGGCGACCGTGGAGCGGCTGCTCACGGAGACGAGCGCGGGCGGCACGGTGGTGAACAACGTGGTGTTGCACAACGTGAACCCGCACCTGCCCTTCGGTGGGGTCGGCCAGAGCGGCGTGGGCGCGTACCACGGGGAGGCGGGCTTCAAGGCGTTCAGCCACGAGCGCGCGGTGGTGCGCCAGGGACGCACGGCCTTCACGAACCTCTTCTTCCCACCCTACCGGGGCAAGGCGCAGCGGCTGGCGCGGCTCGCGAGCAAGCTGTTCGAGTAG
- a CDS encoding aldehyde dehydrogenase family protein, with the protein MLEAVASLLPQPSAEIERIRAVFEAQRANRWNLSRSTTAERIARLRKLREAIIQRRAQLAEAIHQDFRKPAMEVELTEIHPTLEELNHTVKHLKGWMKPKRVATPLTLKGASSHVRYEAKGVVLILSPWNYPFQLLVAPLIAAIAAGNAVMFKPSEKTPHTSRFLAQLTRDLFPENEVAAFEGGADVAEALLQHPFDHFFFTGNPNIGRKVMAAATKYLSSVTLELGGKSPVIIDESANLTATAEALAWGKFINAGQTCVAPDYIYVPASRQQAFLEAFKAVLTRFYGTTEEERQASPDLARVVDPAAWKRLKEVLDRTVAAGARLETGGTADGPSRYISPTVLSGVTKAMPIMEGEIFGPVLPVLTYERREEVYAHINEGGKPLALYVFSQDSKMVEEVLQHTTSGGVVVNNVLIHVANPNLPFGGVGMSGLGNYHGHYGFKTFSHERAVMVQWMKSLASVFFPPYRGKTQEWASRATRMLE; encoded by the coding sequence ATGTTGGAAGCCGTCGCGTCCCTCCTCCCCCAGCCCTCCGCGGAGATCGAACGCATCCGCGCGGTGTTCGAGGCCCAGCGCGCGAACCGCTGGAACCTGTCGCGCAGCACGACCGCGGAGCGCATCGCGCGGCTGCGCAAGCTGCGCGAGGCCATCATCCAGCGCCGCGCGCAGCTGGCGGAGGCCATCCACCAGGACTTCCGCAAGCCGGCCATGGAGGTGGAGCTGACGGAGATCCACCCCACGCTGGAGGAGCTGAACCACACGGTGAAGCACCTGAAGGGGTGGATGAAGCCCAAGCGGGTGGCGACGCCGCTGACGCTCAAGGGGGCGTCCAGCCACGTGCGCTACGAGGCCAAGGGCGTGGTGCTCATCCTGTCGCCGTGGAACTACCCGTTCCAGCTGCTGGTCGCGCCGCTCATCGCGGCCATCGCGGCGGGCAACGCGGTGATGTTCAAGCCCAGTGAGAAGACGCCGCACACGTCGCGCTTCCTGGCGCAGCTCACCCGGGACCTGTTCCCGGAGAACGAGGTGGCGGCCTTCGAGGGCGGCGCGGACGTGGCGGAGGCGCTGCTCCAGCACCCGTTCGACCACTTCTTCTTCACGGGCAACCCGAACATCGGCCGCAAGGTGATGGCGGCGGCGACGAAGTACCTCTCCAGCGTGACGCTGGAGCTGGGCGGCAAGTCGCCGGTCATCATCGACGAGTCCGCGAACCTGACGGCGACGGCGGAGGCGCTGGCCTGGGGCAAGTTCATCAACGCGGGCCAGACGTGCGTGGCGCCGGACTACATCTACGTGCCGGCGTCCAGGCAGCAGGCCTTCCTGGAGGCGTTCAAGGCGGTGCTGACGCGCTTCTACGGCACGACGGAGGAGGAGCGGCAGGCGAGCCCGGACCTGGCGCGCGTGGTGGATCCGGCCGCCTGGAAGCGGCTCAAGGAGGTGTTGGACCGCACGGTCGCCGCGGGGGCGAGGCTGGAGACGGGCGGCACGGCGGACGGGCCGTCCCGGTACATCTCGCCCACGGTGTTGTCCGGAGTGACGAAGGCGATGCCCATCATGGAGGGGGAAATCTTCGGGCCGGTGCTGCCGGTGCTGACGTACGAGCGGCGCGAGGAGGTCTACGCCCACATCAACGAAGGCGGGAAGCCCCTGGCGCTGTACGTGTTCTCGCAGGACTCGAAGATGGTGGAGGAGGTGCTCCAGCACACGACGTCCGGCGGGGTGGTGGTGAACAACGTGCTCATCCACGTGGCGAACCCGAACCTGCCGTTCGGCGGGGTGGGCATGAGCGGCCTGGGCAACTACCACGGGCACTACGGGTTCAAGACCTTCAGCCATGAGCGGGCGGTGATGGTCCAGTGGATGAAGTCGCTGGCTTCGGTGTTCTTCCCGCCGTATCGGGGAAAGACCCAGGAATGGGCCTCCCGCGCGACCCGGATGCTGGAGTAG
- a CDS encoding TetR/AcrR family transcriptional regulator, which yields MVGTPAPRRQAPARARRDEDKEARRRELLDAARALFEATSFAEVKMADVAARARLAKGTVFLYFPTKEALFLALLDDLLTAWFAKLNQRLAQGDGAWSAEQLARTVAQSLEGEETFTRLLARMQTVLEQNVTVEQARRFKERVLISMGETAVLLQQRLPFLTPEDAGQLIRHVHALVTGLRQMADIAPVAREVLTLPHMAPLRVDFTAELTAAITTLLRGLQAR from the coding sequence ATGGTGGGCACTCCGGCACCCAGGCGACAGGCTCCCGCGCGCGCGCGGCGGGACGAGGACAAGGAAGCGCGGCGGCGGGAGCTGCTGGACGCGGCGCGGGCGCTGTTCGAGGCCACGTCCTTCGCCGAGGTGAAGATGGCGGACGTGGCGGCGCGGGCGCGGCTGGCCAAGGGGACGGTGTTCCTCTACTTCCCGACGAAGGAGGCGCTGTTCCTGGCGCTCCTGGACGACCTGCTGACGGCGTGGTTCGCGAAGCTGAACCAGCGGCTGGCGCAGGGCGACGGGGCGTGGAGCGCGGAGCAGCTGGCGCGCACGGTGGCGCAGTCGCTGGAGGGGGAGGAGACCTTCACCCGGCTGCTCGCGCGGATGCAGACGGTGCTGGAGCAGAACGTCACGGTGGAGCAGGCGCGGCGCTTCAAGGAGCGCGTGCTCATCTCCATGGGAGAGACAGCGGTGCTGCTCCAGCAGCGCCTGCCCTTCCTCACCCCCGAGGACGCGGGCCAGCTCATCCGCCACGTGCACGCGCTGGTGACGGGCCTGCGGCAGATGGCGGACATCGCCCCGGTGGCGCGCGAGGTGCTGACGCTGCCGCACATGGCCCCGCTGCGCGTGGACTTCACCGCTGAGCTGACGGCGGCCATCACCACCCTTCTTCGCGGGCTCCAGGCCCGCTGA
- a CDS encoding phospholipase D-like domain-containing protein, with product MRPMDAELLAGSALYREVVLRKLAQARESVWIATANVKAMYVEGARGKFVPLLEVLDGLAARGVALRLLHAELPSRPFRAAFDARSRLVKGGLELKVCPRVHFKAVVVDGAWVYLGSANLTGAGLGAKGDDVRNFEMGFVTEDFDVIDRTTALFDAVWNGAECRGCRLRAVCPDPILPSGVGQAKKQGRDGVRLGQSRRLRRPRENTA from the coding sequence ATGAGGCCCATGGACGCGGAGTTGCTGGCGGGCAGCGCGCTGTACCGGGAGGTGGTGCTGCGCAAGCTGGCGCAGGCGCGCGAGTCGGTGTGGATCGCCACCGCCAACGTGAAGGCCATGTACGTGGAGGGGGCGCGGGGCAAGTTCGTGCCGCTGCTGGAGGTGCTGGACGGGCTGGCGGCCAGGGGCGTCGCGCTGCGGCTCTTGCACGCGGAGCTGCCCAGCCGGCCGTTCCGGGCCGCGTTCGACGCCCGCTCGCGGCTGGTGAAGGGGGGGCTGGAGCTGAAGGTCTGCCCGCGCGTGCACTTCAAGGCGGTGGTGGTGGACGGGGCGTGGGTCTACCTGGGCAGCGCGAACCTCACCGGCGCGGGGCTGGGCGCCAAGGGGGACGACGTGCGCAACTTCGAGATGGGCTTCGTCACGGAGGACTTCGACGTCATCGACCGGACGACGGCCCTTTTTGACGCGGTGTGGAATGGCGCGGAGTGTCGAGGTTGCCGCCTTCGCGCCGTGTGTCCCGACCCCATCTTGCCCTCCGGCGTGGGACAGGCGAAGAAACAGGGGCGTGATGGGGTGCGGCTGGGTCAATCCCGGCGCCTGCGTCGCCCACGGGAGAACACCGCATGA
- a CDS encoding sensor histidine kinase, whose protein sequence is MALLGPKTHGDVDGDERVRRQVKRRTYWWCALLITLGSLAHPLVLGGMQPAFFVTHLIWGAVFVLLGALVGVGWIRGPASGIAAGAVSLTALSVMIHITGGLSSPLFAAYYTVPLLVAVFTPGQRLPVWSAIVGTLGAVVLTTWLSRAPWAAFLSQSISLTFTFLVSAWGAETFRRLQGAERTAHLERVEALRQLADSELRRVRVERQRAEVERLVVVGQLAAGVAHEVNNPLAYVKSNLRYLEEEWAEGVPADLDDVRRVLEETQQGVMRIQQIVTDLRLFSRDEPGGMESCDVAETLAEAQRLASVRLRSLGVVEHDVAPDLAPARVTPRHLVQVLVNLLINAADALESVRPSRPAHVVLRARMEAGVVRVEVEDNGPGIAESVLPRLFEPFFTTKPPGKGTGLGLALCREYVARAGGTLEAENRAEGGARFILRLPAAGAPSQPPRREGVASVDAGTEPVAE, encoded by the coding sequence GTGGCGCTCCTCGGTCCCAAGACGCACGGCGACGTGGACGGTGACGAACGCGTCCGCCGTCAGGTGAAGCGGCGCACCTACTGGTGGTGCGCGCTGCTCATCACGCTGGGCTCCCTGGCGCACCCGCTGGTGCTGGGCGGGATGCAGCCGGCGTTCTTCGTGACCCACCTGATATGGGGCGCGGTGTTCGTGCTGCTGGGCGCGCTCGTGGGCGTCGGGTGGATCCGCGGCCCGGCGAGCGGCATCGCGGCGGGCGCGGTGAGCCTGACGGCGCTCTCGGTGATGATCCACATCACCGGAGGCCTCTCCAGCCCGCTCTTCGCCGCCTATTACACGGTGCCGCTGCTCGTCGCCGTCTTCACCCCGGGCCAGCGGCTGCCGGTGTGGTCCGCCATCGTGGGCACGCTGGGCGCGGTGGTGCTGACGACGTGGCTGTCACGGGCGCCGTGGGCGGCGTTCCTCAGTCAGTCCATCAGCCTCACCTTCACGTTCCTCGTGTCCGCGTGGGGCGCGGAGACCTTCCGCCGCCTCCAGGGCGCGGAGCGCACCGCGCACCTGGAGCGCGTGGAGGCCCTGCGCCAGCTGGCGGACAGCGAGCTGCGCCGCGTGCGCGTGGAGCGCCAGCGCGCGGAGGTGGAGCGGCTGGTGGTGGTGGGGCAGCTCGCCGCGGGCGTGGCCCACGAGGTGAACAACCCGCTCGCGTACGTGAAGTCGAACCTGCGCTACCTGGAAGAGGAGTGGGCGGAGGGCGTGCCCGCGGACCTGGACGACGTGCGGCGCGTGCTGGAGGAGACGCAGCAGGGCGTGATGCGCATCCAGCAGATCGTCACCGACCTGCGCCTGTTCTCCCGCGACGAGCCCGGCGGCATGGAGTCCTGCGACGTCGCGGAGACGCTGGCGGAGGCGCAGCGGCTGGCCTCCGTGCGCCTGCGCAGCCTGGGCGTGGTGGAGCACGACGTGGCGCCGGACCTGGCCCCCGCGCGCGTCACCCCCCGTCACCTGGTGCAGGTGCTGGTGAACCTGCTCATCAACGCCGCGGACGCCCTGGAGTCCGTGCGTCCCAGCCGCCCCGCGCACGTCGTGCTGCGCGCGCGCATGGAGGCCGGAGTCGTGCGCGTGGAGGTGGAGGACAACGGCCCGGGCATCGCGGAGTCCGTGCTGCCGCGCCTCTTCGAGCCCTTCTTCACCACCAAGCCGCCCGGCAAGGGCACCGGCCTGGGACTGGCGCTGTGCCGCGAATACGTGGCGCGCGCCGGGGGGACGCTGGAGGCGGAGAACCGCGCGGAGGGCGGCGCGCGCTTCATCCTCCGACTGCCCGCGGCGGGGGCCCCTTCCCAGCCGCCGCGCCGGGAAGGTGTCGCCTCCGTCGATGCGGGCACGGAGCCCGTGGCCGAGTAG
- a CDS encoding helix-turn-helix transcriptional regulator, with protein sequence MEQRLATLIGNAVRASRQRLELTQADVAERVGIATEVYGRLERGHMLPSVRTLRKLCLVLSCSSDVLLGLSATAAVTEDGAPQLAEDPPEYRERPEVRRLMRTVRKLDSPRLRLLGQVAHALER encoded by the coding sequence ATGGAACAACGACTGGCCACCCTCATTGGAAACGCAGTCCGCGCGTCCCGGCAGCGGCTGGAACTGACGCAGGCCGATGTGGCCGAGCGCGTCGGCATCGCCACCGAGGTCTACGGGCGGCTGGAGCGCGGGCACATGCTGCCCAGCGTCCGGACGTTGCGGAAGTTGTGCCTGGTGCTGAGCTGCTCATCGGACGTGCTGCTCGGGTTGAGCGCGACGGCGGCGGTGACGGAGGACGGCGCGCCGCAGCTCGCGGAGGATCCGCCGGAGTACCGCGAGCGTCCCGAGGTGCGCCGGCTCATGCGCACCGTGCGCAAGCTGGACTCCCCGCGCCTGCGGCTGCTGGGACAGGTCGCGCACGCGCTGGAGCGATGA